The genomic segment GCGTCCCGCCTCGGCGTGGCGCCGGATCACGCTCGACGCCGTCACCCGGACGTTCCGCACCCCGCGCGTCCTCGACGAGCAGGTGGTGCTCCGCGGGTACGGGCCCATCCGGCAACTGACGATCCTCGACTTGGGCCACGAGGAGCCCACTGTCCTGATGACAAATCACGAGAAGACCAGCCCGGCCACCCTGATCACGCGCTACGCCCAGCGCATGCTCATCGAAAACAACATCTCCGAGTCGATCCAGTTCTTCCACCTCGACGCGCTCTCGTCCATGGTCGGGCTCAAGGTCGACTTCGACCTCCAGTTGACGTTGATGGCCGGCTCCCTCTATCGCCTCATGGCGCAGCGCATCGGCCGCGAATACGCCCGCGCCCAGCCGAAACGTCTCTTTCGCAACCTGCTCGACCTCTCCGCTCGCGTGGACATCGAGGCGGACCGGGTTGTCGTCACCTTCGACAAACGCGCGCACAATCCCTACCTCGTCGCCTCCGGCTTGGCCGACACGTCGACGCCGATGCCCTGGTTCGGCGGCAAGACGCTCCTCCTCCGGTTCGCCTGAACCCCGGCGCGTTAGCCAATTCCCGCACCGTGGAAATCGAGGCTAGCCGAGGCGACCACCCAAGTGGCCCGTGGCCATGCCAGGTCCAGGGAGTCGCGGATGGACCTCACCAGATTGGGCACGAAGTAGCGATCGGGGCTCCACTCGGACCAGATGCCACCCGCCAGAATGCCGCTGATGAGTGCCGCCACAGAGAAGAATACGCTGCGCGTCCAGAAACCCGAGGCGACGCCGACCAAGAGGGCCACTCCGTCTGCGACGAGCCACCACTGCCGAATTGTGACGACATCCAAGACCGGAGCCAATACCCATCGGTCCCACAAGATCGCCGCGACGACGGCGACAACAAGAGCCTGCGAGCATTGCCGATAGGAGAGGCGCGTCATTTGTGTTCGTTCTGCGTCGCTACCGTGCGGCTAACGCCCGGCTTCAGCCGCGGCGGCTCATGGTCGCATCAGCCGGCGTCGGCTGCAAGCCGATGTTGGGCAGCGGCTTGGCGATCGTGCTACTGTACGTTGGTGAGCCTCAGTTTCCGGATCGAACTCGAACTCGAAGACGACGGTCGCTGGATTGGCGAGGTTCCAGATCTTCCCGGTGTGCTCTGTTACGGCGCAACGCGGGATGAGGCTATCGCCCGGGTCCAGGCGCTCGCACTCCGGGTACTTGCCGAACGGCTCGATCACGCTGAGGCCCCCGCCGAGTTCCTGAACGTCTCGTTCCTCGCCGCGTGAGCACCTGGCCGTCCGCGAAAGCTCGTCGCGTCCTTGCAGCCCTGCTCCGAATCGGGTGGAAGCTCAAACGCCAGTCTGGTTCGCACCGAACCCTCTCACGGGAGAACTGGCCAGATTTCGTGTTTGCCTTGCACGACGACGAAGAACTTGGCCCCCGCATGCTCGTTCGGGTTGCGAAGCGCACCGGCCTGCGTCCCGAGGATCTCTGATTCCGACTGCTGTGTTGTCTGCCCAACGACCGCGCTCAGCCGCGGCGCCTCTGTTTCGTCGGCGCCGTCGGCTGCAGCGCCTGGTTAGCCGGTGTTCTTCGTGACTTGTGCGTGCCCTTTCGTCGTGCGACAAACGCCGAATCGTCCCCCTGGTGAAAGAACAGCCGGCCGCGAAGGCAGTCGCCGTCCAACACGGCCCAACCACGTCCCGCCACTCGGTCGCACTCGTCGAATCCATCGAAGGAGAACTCGATGGCGGGCAGTCCGTCTCGAACCACAACTCGATAGTCGACCTCGGCCTCCAACGCAATGAAGGCGATGTACCCGTCGTGATTGCGGCTCAGCTTGAGGCTTGCGGGAGTGGCCAAGTCAAGGTCTTCGAGCTCCCACAGTTCCGTCTCGATGATTCGCCAGTTGCCGAGGAAAGCGTTCGTCTTGTCCATTTCGTCATCCGACCCGCTGCCGGCGGGGCTCGGGCCATTGGATGCCGCGTGGTTGTTGCACGACGGCCGCGGCTCCCGTCCGAGTCGCTTCGGACGTCGCTCGCCTCAAACCAACCTGTAGGTCCGCCGGGCCCTGTCTCCGCTCGATCACGGTCGTTTGTCGTCCGTTGCCTTTGGCCGTCCGGCTAACGTTCGCGCTCACCCGCCGGCGCCGACCCGCCAGCGCCGGTCGGGTGCAGCGCGTTGTTGGGCAGCGTCTATCCTGTCTCATCCGTTTCGATTCGCAGCATCTCGATTCCCTTGACGCCGGCCAGCGCGAAGAAGGGCGTGTTGTCCCTGTATCGGTCGGACAGGTACTGCGTCGTCTCCTGAAGGAAACGCCGCGTGTCGGTATACCACGGATCGTCAGTGACACCCAGTAACAGGCCCCGCTTCGGATGCAGAACGGCTCCGAGCCGGCCCTTGATACTTCCGATACGAGCCTCGTCAAGCGGTTTGTACTCACCCCACCGCACGCGTTGCCCCGTTTCCGCGTTCACGAAGTAGATTTCGTGCGGATAGCGCGAGTTCGCGTCAAGCCGATTCAGGTTGCGGATCTTCTTCTTCGGATCAACTTGGTCGAGCATTCGCCGGGAGGCGGCCTCCGCCATTGCCAGCTGATGATCAGCCATCCGCTCGACGGCGAACCGGAGCTCCAGGGCGGCGTAGAGGAGCTCGGAGTTCCTCCCGCCGCGAAGCAGCCGGCGGGCGCGTTTGATGTGCTCGGCAGGACTGGCCGTCAGGTTGTGCGGATTGTTGAACACGAAGGCATAGGACGCGAGAAGCAGAAGGCAGACCAATCGCGGTAGGTGGTACAAAGGAATCAGAACGAGGCCGACAAGCGCCTTGATAGCGTTCATTCGTGCTGGCCGTCTGCCCAACGTCCGGCGTTCAGCCGCGACGCCTCATGATCGCGCTGGGCGCCGACGGCTGCAACGCCTTGTTAGGCGGCGTGTTCGTCACGGTCCCCAGTCAGTTCAGGAGCGCAGGTACGCGACATACGCGATGATTACCTGCCTGACCGCGGTTCGGGCCATTTCGAAACGCTGCTTCAGCGTTTCAAGACCAGTCGCGTCAAGCCGATAGTGTGCAACGTCATCTTCGTTTCGAAGACGGCGGATCTCCTCGATGGTGTCGCGGAAGAACACGTAATCAAGACCCAGGGTCCGATAGCGTCTTTGATAGTCGCCGTCAATCGAAGGGTCGCCGACAATTGCAGACAGTGCTTTCCAGAGGAACAGGAATGCCCCCGCGACAAGGTGGCCTGCAGTCCGATACGTCGATGGGACCCAACTCGGCCCTGGTCCGGCGCCCATGAGGTAGAGCGCGTGCTCGTAGTAGTCGAGGGCCTTCTCCAGTACGGCGTCGTCAACACCGACCCGCCCGGCTGCCTCGATCACTTGATTGCCCAGACCGGCGAGATCGTAGACCGTCACAGTACCCTGAAACAGAATAATCGGCAGCGGGATCAGGTTCTCTGCTTCGTCTTCGAGGAAGAGCGGCCGAGCGGTGAAGCACTTGCCGTGCTCAAGCGCCAAGTGCTGGAGCAGGGTTTCGACGATCCGGAGGCCCTCGGCGAGCGCGGTCGATCGACCTTCCGCTTCATACCGGATCTCTATGACGTTGTCGATGAAACGCACTTGGGATTTGCCTGCCGCACACTCTACATGGAGTCGTGACTCGAGGAGTCGGTACTGAGGGAGCGTGCCAGGCGTGACGCGAACGCCCGCCTTCGAATGTACCGACGGCCCATGAAACTGTCCTCCCGGCGCCGGCATGACGAGGACGTCCCCGTCCGGCAATCCGAAGGCGCTCGGCGGCGAGACCTCGCAGGCGAGGAGACATCGCACCGTCAATCCTCCGATTCAATCCGCCTAACGAGCAGGTTCAGCCGCGCCGCGCGGTCAGGCCGACCTTGCGGCGACGGCTGCAACCGCATGTTCGGGGCGTGATCCGTGGTCCGGGTTGTCGTCTCCGAGTTCGTGATCCCGGCGGCGAGCCGAGCAGGCGGGCCGCATGGTTCGCCACCGGGCCCGCTCCCTTGAGCAATCGCTCGCCGCTCGCCAATCGTCCGTTCCGTCGATTCCACCGAACATCGTTTAGGTGGAACGCGGGCTTTCCGGGCTCGGACCGCAGAACCGTTTGAGCGTCCGGCCGTCCACCTGGTCCAGCCGTCGCATTGTTACCCCGTTGGACGGCCGAGGCAAGCGGCTTTCGCATCGAGACTTGCACGGTTTCTGGGGGCGTGTGACCGGGAATGCCCGCGGGCGGCCTAACACGCCGGCTCCGTGGATAGGCAGAGAGCCGAAGTGCATCGTGCGCGATCTCGAGCCGTCGCTCCAGTCGTTCGGCGAATTCCTCCTGAAGGACCAGTTGGTCCGGCAAAATGCCGCCGCCGGATTCGATCGTCGCGCGCCCTACTCCTCGACAGTGGGCGTCGCGGCCGCCCGCCCTTCGCGGACCGCGCCGACGAACGCCAGGGCGACGAGAATGGCGGCGAGGATGCCACGAGCAACCTGCGGGACGATGAGGATCGCGCGGTAGAAGTGCATGTCGTTGTGGAGGGACAACGCCTGTAGGGCGAACATCGCACCGATTGAAAGCGCCAGGCCGCCTGGCATCCGCACGCGCACGAGCGCCGACGAGAGTAGGAGCAGCAGCCCCAACACCACCAGAGCAAGATCGGCCCACCAGTCGAGACCGAAGACGCCAAGGAAACCGACGAGCCCGAGCCCGACGGAATACACGCCGTAAGCGGCCATTCCCAGCGTTGCGGCAGTCAGCATTGGCGCCTCGCGTTCCAAACCCGCGTCCTTACCGCATTAGTAGCCGCAGAGGTGATCCAGGTTCCCGAATCGCCATCCTGCCTCCCATTTCTCACTCCTCGCTTCCCACTTTGCATTCTGACTCCTGACACCTGACTGACGCAGTTCTCCGACTGACAGACGCCCCCGACTGACAGACGTCTCCGACTGACGGACTTCTCCGACTGTCCTGTATCATCTTGCCGAGATGCGCCATACCTTCCAGCACCGCGACCACGTGATCTCCTACCACGACGTCCGCTCGCCGGGCGCGCCCGACGCGGGCACGATCCTGTTCCTGCACGCGTTCCCCCTCGACGCCGGCATGTGGCAGCCCCAACTCGACGCGCTGCCAGCCGGATGGCGTGCCATCGCGCCGGATCTTCGTGGTTTCGGGAAGTCGCTGCCAGACCACGCCGCGCCGGCGCGCAACTCCTCAGCGCCGCCATCAATCGATGACTACGTGGACAATGTCATCGCGCTGCTCGATCACCTCGGAATCGACACGGTGGTCGTGTCAGGTCTGTCGATGGGTGGCTACGCGGCGTTCGGTCTGCTGCGCCGTGCGCCGGCGCGACTTCGGGGCCTCGTCCTCGCCGACACGCGCGCCGACGCCGACACCGAGGCCGCCAGGGCCAACCGCGCTTCGATGCTCGACCTCGCCCGCACCCAGGGCTCCGCGGCCGTCGTCGAACGCATGCTGCCGACACTTCTCGGCGGCACGACGCGGGCCACCCGGCCGGCCGTCGTCGAACGAGTGCGGGTGCTGGCGTCGGCGCAATCGCCCGATGCCGTCGCCGCGGCCATCGAGCGGCTGCGCGACCGGCCGGATTCGACGCCGCTGCTCCCGGGAATTGCGTGTCCGACGCTCGTGATGGCGGGCGATGAGGATACGATAACGGGAGTGGACGTGGCGCGCCAGATGCACGGCCGAATTCCTGGTGCCGACCTCGAGGTGATTCCCGAGGCGGGACACCTGTCGAACCTCGAGCAACCCGCGGCATTCAACGCCGCGCTCGCGCGGTTCCTCCAAGCGAGATTCGAAGCCTAGAGCCCAGAGCCCATTATGGATCTTCAACTGACCGACAAAGTCGCCCTCGTGACCGGCTCGAGCCGCGGCCTCGGACTGGCCAGCGCCCGCGCGCTCGTCGCCGAAGGGTGTCGCGTGTGCATCTGCGCGCGCGGCGAGGAACAACTGCAGCGTGCGGCCGCCGAACTGACGACCGTGGCGACGCGGCCCGACGCAATTCAGGCAATTCGCGCAGACCTGACGGAGACGGCCGGCATGGAGGAGGTCTTCGCGCAGATCCTCAGCCGGTTCGGCGGCCTCGACATCCTGGTGAATAGTCTCGGCCTTGCGCGCGGCAGCGGTCTGCTCGAGACCACGGACGCGGATTGGCAGGAAGCATTCGACTTCACGCTCTACCCCGCGATTCGTGCCAGCCGGCTGGCGGTGCCGGCGATGCGGGCGCGCGGCGGAGGCGCGATCGTGATGATTGCGTCGATCTTCGGACGTGAAGCCGGCGGCCGGATGACGTACAACGCGGTCAAGGCCGCCGAGATCGGCCTCGCAAAGTCGCTGGCCCAGCAACTGGCCGCCGATAACATCCGCGTCAACAGCGTGGCGCCGGGTTCGTTTCTCTTCGAGGGTGGCTCATGGTGGAAGCGGCAGCAGGCAGACCCCCAGGGCATCGCCGAGTTCGTGCGGCGCGAATTGCCGTTCGGCCGTTTCGGCCGGACGGAAGAACTCGGTGACGTCGTGGCGTTCCTGGCGTCTCCACGGGCAAGCTGGATCAGCGGCGCCTGCGTCACCGTCGATGGGTGCCAGTCGAGATCGAACATCTGACTACTTGGTGCGATCTCGGCCTGCGTTGCCCAGACGGCTCCACGGATGACCACGACAATGCACAAGACCGTGTTGAGCAAGCCCGATGGACGGGCACTGATTCTCTACGCGCACGCGCCTCTGACGGATGATCTGACGGCGCCGAGTCCGTCGAGCGCGCCGCGTGAACCGAACAGCCACCTCCGCTGGCACCCGCTGCGCGGCGAATGGATCGCCTACGCCAGCCATCGCCAGAATCGGACGTTCCTGCCGCCGGCCGAATACAACCCGCTCGCGGTCACCACCGACCCTGCGCATCCAACGGAGTTGCCCGCCGGGCCGTGGGAAGTGGCCGTGTTCGAGAACCTCTTCCCGACGCTGGTCGCCACCGCCCACGAGCCGCCTGCGATCTCGGTACCGACGCGGCCGGGCCGCGGCACCTGCGAGGTCGTCGTCTTCACGCAGAACCCGAAGACGTCCCTCGGCGCCTTGCCGCTCGACCGTCTCGAGCTCATCGCCGAGGTGTGGGCGGATCGGTATGTCGAGTTGGGCCGACGTGACGACGTGGAGTACGTCTTCGAGTTCGAGAACCGCGGCGTGGAAGTGGGCGTCACCCTCAACCATCCGCACGGGCAGATCTACGCGTACCCGTTCGTGCCGCCGATTCCCGCGCGCGAACTCCGCCAGCAATCGGACTACCTCCAGGCGCACGGCCGCGGCCTGCTCGAGGACATCGTCCGGCAGGAACTCGACGACGGGCGACGCGTGCTGTACCGCGGTGAACATGTGGCCGCGTTCATTCCGGTGTTCGCGCGCTACTCGTACGAGGTGTGGATTGCGACACGGCGGCCTGCGGCGTCGATCGCGGCGCTCGACGCGGAGGAGCGCGCCGACTTCGCGCGGGCGCTGAAGACGGTGCTGCTGAAGTACGACGGCCTCTGGTCGAAGCCCTTCCCGTACATCATGTCGATCCACCAGGCGCCGACCGACGGCCAGCCTCACCCCGAGGCCCATCTCCACGTGGAGTTCTATCCGGCCTACCGCATGCCCGGCCGTCTGAAGTACCTTGCGGGAAGCGAGATGGGTGCCGGCGTCTTCACCGCCGACACGCTGCCGGAGGAGAAGGCGAAGGAACTGCAGGCCGTGAACGTGGTGCTGGAGTAGTGTTGTTTCACTGTGGCTATGACATTTGAACAACTGTTCGGTGAGGCACCGGAGTTGCGCGTGAGCGCGCCGGGACGCGTGAACTTGATCGGTGAGCACACCGACTACAACGGCGGGTTCGTGTTGCCGACCGTCATCCCGCAGCGCACCACGGTCGAAATCGCGCGTCGGTCGGACCGGACCGTTCGCGTGTGGAGCGCCAACGTCGGTGCGCGGTCACCGTTTCAGTACACCCTCGGTTCGGAGCAGCGACGCGGTGCCTGGGCGGACTACGTCCAGGGCATCACCTGGGTTTTGGGCGACGCGGGTTTCGAGATCGGCGGCATCGACGTGCGGATTGAGTCCACCGTGCCGCTTGGCAGCGGCCTGTCGTCGAGCGCCGCGCTCGAGGTGGCCATGCTCCGTGCGCTGCGTGACACGTTCGCGCTGACGTTCGACGACGTCAGGCTGGCGCTCCTTGGTCAGCGCGCCGAAAACGAGTTCGTCGGGGCGCCGGTGGGCGTGATGGATCAGATGGCGTGCACGCTGGCCAGCGACGGCCAGGCGCTATTCCTCGATACACGCTCGCTCGATTGGAGCGTCGTTCCCCTGCCGCCCGACGCGGAATTGATCGTGCTCAACTCGGGCGTCGCCCACAACCACGCGAAGGGTGACTACCGGACGCGCCGCGCCGAGTGCGAGGAGGCGGCGAGGCGTCTCGGCGTGAAGCAACTGCGCGACCTGGACGTGAAGGATGTGCCGCGGGTGATGGAACTTCCAGACCCGCTCGGCCGTCGCGCGCGCCACGTCGTCACCGAGGACGATCGTGTGCTGGCCGCCGTGCGCGTCATGCGGTCCGGCGACCTGGCGGAACTCGGCCGGCTGTTCTACGCCTCGCACGACTCGATGCGCGACGACTACGAGGTTTCGATTCCGGAGATCGACCTCCTCGTCGACCTGGCGCGCGCCGAACCCGACGTCTACGGCGCCCGCCTGACGGGCGGCGGCTTTGGCGGCTCGGTCGTGATGCTGGCCCGTCCGGGCCACGCTGTCGACGTGGCCGCCCGCATCGCCAGCCATTACGCGGAGAAGACCCGCCAGAGGCCGACCGTGCTCGTGCCGGCCTGACTTTCGCCTCTTGATCGTCCCGTCACGCACTGGTACGATGCCCCATGCCCAGGCGACGGCACGACGCGGATGAAGGAGGGCGCCAGGAGTCCGACCTGCTGGCGCTCCGGGCTCCCGAGGGCGGGGGCATCTCCCGCGAGCAGGCGCTCCAGGCGGCGATCCACCATCTCGTCCCGTCCTGGCACAGGGACCAGCCCGACTCGCCCGACGAGATCATCACCGCTGTCCGGCGGATGCCGCCTGCCGATCCGATTTGCGCGCCGATGCCCGCCGGGGTCGATCCGCGCCTCGTCTCGGCGCTCGCCAGTCGCGGCATCCGGGAGCTCTACACCCACCAGGCTGCTGCCGTCGCCCACGCGCTCGATCGCCAGCACGTCGTCGTCACCACGCCGACGGCCTCTGGCAAGACGCTGTGCTACAACATTCCGGTCCTCAACGAGATCCTGCGCGACCCGGCAACCCGGGCGCTCTACCTGTTCCCGACGAAGGCTCTGGCGCAGGACCAGCTCGCGGAACTCGACCGCCTGGCCCAGGTCATCAACGAGGCGGCCGGACTGGATCTCGGCGTCTTCACCTACGACGGCGACACGCCGCAGGATGCGCGGCGCGCGATCCGGTCGCGCGCGCAAGTGATTCTCACCAACCCCGACATGCTCCACTCGGGCATCCTGCCGCACCACCCGAAGTGGGCGCGCCTCTTCGAGAACCTCCGCTTCATCGTCATCGACGAGCTGCACGCGTACCGCGGCGTGTTCGGCAGCCACCTGGCCAACGTGCTGCGACGGTTGCGGCGCGTGTGCCGTCACTACGGTTCGGACCCGCTGTTCATCTGCTCGTCGGCGACGATTGCGAACCCGCGCGAGCTGGCGGAGCGGCTCACCGAGCAGCCGTTCGAGCTCGTCGAGGAGAGCGGGGCGCCCCGGGGCGAGAAGTACTTCTTCTTCGTCAACCCGCCGATCGTCAACAAGCAACTCGGCATCCGGCGGTCCTACACGCAGGAGACCAGGCGCGTGGCGCTCGAATTCCTGCGGCGCGGCCTCCAGTTGATCGTGTTCGCGCAGAGCCGGCTGGTGACCGAGGTCCTCACCCGCTACCTGAAGGACTCGTTCCAGGGGCCACCGGGCGCGGACGATGTGGTGCGCGGGTATCGCGGCGGATACCTGCCGAACCGGAGAAGGGAAATCGAGAAAGGGCTGCGCGACGGCGAGGTTCGCGCGGTCGTCGCGACGAGCGCGCTCGAACTGGGGATCGACATCGGGGCGCTCGACGTCGCCGTGCTCGCCGGCTACCCGGGCACGATCGCGGCAACGTGGCAGCGGGCCGGCCGGGCCGGCCGGCGTGCCGGCCCATCGGCTGCGGTGCTCGTCGCCAGCAGCGCGCCGCTCGACCAGTACGTCGTGCGAAACCCGTCCTACTTCTTCGACGCGTCTCCCGAGCACGCGCTCATCAATCCGGACAACCTCCAAATCCTGCTGGCGCACATCAAGTGCGCGGCGTTCGAGCTGCCGTTCGGCACCGCCGAGGTGTTCGGACGCGAGAGCGTGCAGGACATCCTGCAGATCCTCGCGGAGGAGGGGCTCGTCCACCTCGCCGAGGCGCAGGCGCCGGACGATGAGGCCCACTGGCACTGGACGAATGAATCCTATCCGGCCGACGCCATCAGCCTGCGGTCGGTCTCCTCGGACAACTTCGTCATCGTCGACACCACGGACCACACGCGCGTCATCGGCGAGACCGACTTCACGAGCGCGCCGTCGACCCTCCACGAAAAGGCGATCTATCTCGTCGAGGGCACGCTCTATCAGGTGGAGCGGCTCGATTTCGAGAACCGGAAGGCGTTCGTGCGGCAGGTGGATTGCGACTACTACACCGACGCCATCCGCTACGACCGTGTGACAATCCTCGACACATTCGAGACGGATCCTGGTGCTGCCGTTGCTGACCCGGTTGAGCGTCCGAAGACACTGGTGCGGCAGGGCCCCATCCCTGCCCCGTGGTCGCACGGCGAGGTTCACGTCGTGTCGCGCGTCGTCGGTTTCAAGAAGATCAAGTTCTACACGAACGAGAACGTCGGCTCCGGCGAGCTCGATCTTCCCGAACAGGAGATGCACACGACCGGTTGCTGGTTCACCATCCCGCGCGGCCTGATGACCTCGCTGCCGTACGGGGGGGATGACCGGCGTGACGGCGTGATGGGCCTCGCGTTCGCGATGCGACAGATCGCGCAGTTGCTCCTGATGTGCGATCGACACGACATCGGCGTGTCGATTGGCAACGGGACGGCGATGGACGTGACGGCCGGCGCGGCGGTCGGCGAAGGCGTCTCGACTCGCGGGCGGGGACGCGGCGCCGGGCAGGAGCCGGTGGACTACGACGAGCCGCGCGTTTTCGTCTACGACAACTATCCTGGCGGCATCGGCCTGTCCGAGCCGCTCTTCACGATGCGTCAGCCGCTCGTCGGCAGGACGCGTGACCTCATCATCGGGTGTCCGTGCGAGTCTGGCTGCCCGTCGTGCGTCGGGCCGCTCGGAGAAGTCGGGCCGCTCGCGAAGACCGTGGCGCTCGACATCCTCACCCGGCTGTCGGCGGTCGCGAGTTGACCATGGACCGCGCCGCGCTGGCCGCCCGCATCCAGGAGATTCTCAAGACGCGAGATGGACGGGCGTCTGGCACCGTGGGCCGGGCGGTTGCGGGAGAGGGCCGGGCGGTTGAGGGAGTGGGACGGGCGTCTCGCCCGTCCGAGTTGCTCGACGTGCTTGGCGGGACGATCCTCGATGGGCTTCTCGGCGCATGTGTCGTGGTGGATCGCGACTACGATCTGTCGTTCCGGCACGGGCATCATCTCGTCGAACGGTACCTCGGGGCCGCCCGGGCGTCGGTGGGCTGCCTGCCATGGTTCCTAGAGGACAGAGCCTCCTCACGGGCGGGACGCCCGTGCCACTCGGCGGGACCTTTAGGCCACTCGGCGGGACCTTTGGGCCACTCGGCGGGACGCCCGTGCCACCCATCATTCCTGTTCTTCGACCTCGAGACGACCGGTCTCAGCGGCGGCGCCGGTACGTTGGCGTTTCTCGCCGGGTTCGGGTTCTTCACGACGAGTGGATTCCACACGCGCCAGTTCTT from the Vicinamibacterales bacterium genome contains:
- a CDS encoding type II toxin-antitoxin system HicB family antitoxin translates to MSLSFRIELELEDDGRWIGEVPDLPGVLCYGATRDEAIARVQALALRVLAERLDHAEAPAEFLNVSFLAA
- a CDS encoding type II toxin-antitoxin system HicA family toxin — translated: MSTWPSAKARRVLAALLRIGWKLKRQSGSHRTLSRENWPDFVFALHDDEELGPRMLVRVAKRTGLRPEDL
- a CDS encoding alpha/beta fold hydrolase, which codes for MRHTFQHRDHVISYHDVRSPGAPDAGTILFLHAFPLDAGMWQPQLDALPAGWRAIAPDLRGFGKSLPDHAAPARNSSAPPSIDDYVDNVIALLDHLGIDTVVVSGLSMGGYAAFGLLRRAPARLRGLVLADTRADADTEAARANRASMLDLARTQGSAAVVERMLPTLLGGTTRATRPAVVERVRVLASAQSPDAVAAAIERLRDRPDSTPLLPGIACPTLVMAGDEDTITGVDVARQMHGRIPGADLEVIPEAGHLSNLEQPAAFNAALARFLQARFEA
- a CDS encoding SDR family oxidoreductase — encoded protein: MDLQLTDKVALVTGSSRGLGLASARALVAEGCRVCICARGEEQLQRAAAELTTVATRPDAIQAIRADLTETAGMEEVFAQILSRFGGLDILVNSLGLARGSGLLETTDADWQEAFDFTLYPAIRASRLAVPAMRARGGGAIVMIASIFGREAGGRMTYNAVKAAEIGLAKSLAQQLAADNIRVNSVAPGSFLFEGGSWWKRQQADPQGIAEFVRRELPFGRFGRTEELGDVVAFLASPRASWISGACVTVDGCQSRSNI
- the galT gene encoding galactose-1-phosphate uridylyltransferase codes for the protein MHKTVLSKPDGRALILYAHAPLTDDLTAPSPSSAPREPNSHLRWHPLRGEWIAYASHRQNRTFLPPAEYNPLAVTTDPAHPTELPAGPWEVAVFENLFPTLVATAHEPPAISVPTRPGRGTCEVVVFTQNPKTSLGALPLDRLELIAEVWADRYVELGRRDDVEYVFEFENRGVEVGVTLNHPHGQIYAYPFVPPIPARELRQQSDYLQAHGRGLLEDIVRQELDDGRRVLYRGEHVAAFIPVFARYSYEVWIATRRPAASIAALDAEERADFARALKTVLLKYDGLWSKPFPYIMSIHQAPTDGQPHPEAHLHVEFYPAYRMPGRLKYLAGSEMGAGVFTADTLPEEKAKELQAVNVVLE
- the galK gene encoding galactokinase; protein product: MTFEQLFGEAPELRVSAPGRVNLIGEHTDYNGGFVLPTVIPQRTTVEIARRSDRTVRVWSANVGARSPFQYTLGSEQRRGAWADYVQGITWVLGDAGFEIGGIDVRIESTVPLGSGLSSSAALEVAMLRALRDTFALTFDDVRLALLGQRAENEFVGAPVGVMDQMACTLASDGQALFLDTRSLDWSVVPLPPDAELIVLNSGVAHNHAKGDYRTRRAECEEAARRLGVKQLRDLDVKDVPRVMELPDPLGRRARHVVTEDDRVLAAVRVMRSGDLAELGRLFYASHDSMRDDYEVSIPEIDLLVDLARAEPDVYGARLTGGGFGGSVVMLARPGHAVDVAARIASHYAEKTRQRPTVLVPA
- a CDS encoding DEAD/DEAH box helicase, which produces MPRRRHDADEGGRQESDLLALRAPEGGGISREQALQAAIHHLVPSWHRDQPDSPDEIITAVRRMPPADPICAPMPAGVDPRLVSALASRGIRELYTHQAAAVAHALDRQHVVVTTPTASGKTLCYNIPVLNEILRDPATRALYLFPTKALAQDQLAELDRLAQVINEAAGLDLGVFTYDGDTPQDARRAIRSRAQVILTNPDMLHSGILPHHPKWARLFENLRFIVIDELHAYRGVFGSHLANVLRRLRRVCRHYGSDPLFICSSATIANPRELAERLTEQPFELVEESGAPRGEKYFFFVNPPIVNKQLGIRRSYTQETRRVALEFLRRGLQLIVFAQSRLVTEVLTRYLKDSFQGPPGADDVVRGYRGGYLPNRRREIEKGLRDGEVRAVVATSALELGIDIGALDVAVLAGYPGTIAATWQRAGRAGRRAGPSAAVLVASSAPLDQYVVRNPSYFFDASPEHALINPDNLQILLAHIKCAAFELPFGTAEVFGRESVQDILQILAEEGLVHLAEAQAPDDEAHWHWTNESYPADAISLRSVSSDNFVIVDTTDHTRVIGETDFTSAPSTLHEKAIYLVEGTLYQVERLDFENRKAFVRQVDCDYYTDAIRYDRVTILDTFETDPGAAVADPVERPKTLVRQGPIPAPWSHGEVHVVSRVVGFKKIKFYTNENVGSGELDLPEQEMHTTGCWFTIPRGLMTSLPYGGDDRRDGVMGLAFAMRQIAQLLLMCDRHDIGVSIGNGTAMDVTAGAAVGEGVSTRGRGRGAGQEPVDYDEPRVFVYDNYPGGIGLSEPLFTMRQPLVGRTRDLIIGCPCESGCPSCVGPLGEVGPLAKTVALDILTRLSAVAS